TGACTCTTGAAGCTGTGAAATCAATTCATGTCATGAATACAAAATAGCATGCATGAACTGAGTGATGACAATACAGGAAACAACAATTAGTAATCATCAATCATTGTTCACCTCATCCTCAAGCTCCAGGACCTTCTCCTGGTattcctccagctctgtggagGTGAGGTTGATcacttcctgcagctccttctctAGCATGGTCTTACTGTTGGTCAcagcctgcagctcagcctgcagagcctTAATCTTCTCCTGGATGTCAAATAAAACCacactgtatttctgtgtacACCATATTTTCCTTACTCAACAACAGCAGTTATTCAGCATTACTcacaatgaaatgacaaaaatctttATGGCGAGTCCAGCATGTGTGCAGAATGCAGGCTATCCTATAAATCAAgagttttatttgttatgtATTAGTATTATCTTATTTGCTCCTTGCACATAGTACTCGTTAACTTCAACAAGAAATTCTAAATATGATTTATTCTTCGGTTTTGCTTGAGGGTGGCAAGACTAACATCTCTTGGTTTTATTAAGTGCCAGAAAAACAGGTGCTACAGGCTTTGTATCCCTACTACCTCAGGCCTCCTGTTTGTAGAGTGCCTAAAAAGagtcacacacatactgtgtgaCTGCTTGCTACATATGTTGTAGCTGTGACGTTAAGGAACTGTGAAGGTCTTGCAGGTCTATACAGTACCTGTAAGGCCTGGTTGTTTCCCCCATCTGAAACCTGGGCCTTGAGTTTGACTAGCTCTGCCTCAGCCGCCTCCTTGTCTGTCAGAGCCTCTTGGAGCCTCCTGCTCAGGATGCCCACGGCATTCTCGTAGGCCTTGTGTTTGGCCTTCATCTCCTTCTGAGCGCTGGTCAAGTCTGTCCCCAGCCGCTTCACACGCACCTTCTGCTCTGAGATGGCCCTATTTGATGCATATAGGAAATtcaggtgttaaaaatgtctatAGAGAAATCAAGTTGTTCTGATAGCAgatcatacatacatacatatgaagacaagatgtgtgtgtgcagattctacatctttaaaatgacatttaatttacaGATGTAGGTAACACAAAAATATGGTGTAATGGTGTGGATGgatgtatttttcacatcacataCTGACTCATATGTCTATGTGGAGATCAGGAATTGTATAAGCAATGCCCTCAATTTGTATTCATAAATAGCACAACAGAGATACCGCGTGCCTGCATCATGGTCCAAGTCATTACTATGGAAATGATTCAAGctcccctgtcctctctgcagcacatgACTCACTTTTTGGCTTCTCCCTCCATTTGCTCCACCTGTTTCCTCAGGCCTTCGTTCTCTTCTGTCACAGCTGCTAGCTGGCTCTGATCAAACTGTAGAGactgaagtgacagaaaaaaaaacgatTGCTTCACGTTACAAGAAGattcaaactgaaactgaagttTACTTATATCTGCTAATAATacaacaaaacagtgaagtaCTTTCTGAAGTAAATCTGACCAGAAATCTTACCTGGATCTGGGTTTCTAGTTGatccctctctgtctgaatgGCTTGCAGATGCGCCTCCATGTTGCTCATCTGCTCCTGGACTCTCACCACCTCCTTCTGCAGCCGGACCTGCTCCAGCTCTACCTTCTGCTTCTCCCCCTGAACGCCCAGCAGCTCCTGCTTCAGGTCCTTCACCTCTGCCAAGAGACGCTTTTTGGTGGACTTGAGCTCACTGATCAACTGGTCTTTGGAGCTGGCGTCCCGACGGTAGGCTTCCACCATCACCTGGAAAGTCAATAACACTAATGTTAGTTTCTCATACCTTTATCCACTGAGACAGCGGGCAAAAGACTTTTTATAAAATACTGGAGAttacattttgtcacttttctgtGCACCAAAAATGGAAATAGCATCTTCAAAACTCAGGATGTAACTGATTCCCAGTATCCTGTACTCTTTTAAAAAGTAGTTAATCTGTCGTGCTACAATACCTCACACACCGTTTATGTATTTACTATAGAAGCAGTCAAGAGACATACAGTATTAGTTTGTTGATAATACAACCAAACTTCTTTTTAGCCACCAACGGTTAAGCTTTTGCTTTTCATGGATTGCAGAGAGCAGCCCCATACAATTTGATGGATGAAGATGGAAGTTAATGTGTGAGTCTGAAGGGTATACAAAAACTCCAGTCTTGAAAGAAATCGAATACAATTCacatttctgtcattctgtcagtAACGTCCACCCTCTTTATGACAGCCTGTCAATGCAAAATGAACAGCATCTACCACTGCTCAGTCCGCTGAGGCGTGTCAACCAACACTCTTCTGAGACAACAGCCATCTGGCTCTACAATACATCCTCCCACGACAGCATCAGCCTAAGCCAGCTGGTAGATTCCTGACAAGAGGGTGCAATATAAATGTGTGCAAAGTCTACACAGACTAAACTTCTACCTGCCTTCTACCAGCAGAGAGAGCACTACGTGGCCCAACGTAAGAGCAAAGAAGATGGCTTACCTTTTGCTGCTGGAATTGCTCCTTCAGTTTCTGAGCTTGCTTCTTCAGTGAACTATTTTCCTGTTGAAGAGTTTCAATCTGtaacaaagcaaaagaaaaaaagaacaaaataaagtGTGCAGTTGTGTCAAACCAAGCCACTAGCAGCTCAGCAATTCCTACAATGCTTTATAGCCAGAGGAACTGCTGCGCACCATGGCTGAGAAAGCATTTAACCATAACATATGTAACTCAAAGTGTCACTGCAGAAGTAGCTGGGAATATAATGATGTCCACAACGGAATGTCAAAGCTAGATGTGATATTTAATCACACTTCAACAGAGATGTAATTTTTTCTACTATTCCCATACCTGATTGGCTTTGACCTGGACTTCCTGTCTTAGCTGATCCAAGACGTCTGAAGCCACCAGAACATCCTCTCCGAGCCGTTCGGCGCCCTCGTCAAGTTGGCTCTTGTCAGCCCGGGCTGCCTGCAGCGCTACCTCCAGGACAATCTTCTCGTTCTGCAGGTACTGGATGTTGTCGTCCTTGGCATTGCTCTCCGTCTGCAGCTCGGCCAGCTGGGCCTCAAGCTCCAGGTAGCGAGCCTCTAGCTGGTTGATGGACTGCTCTTTGGTGTGCAGGTTCTCCTGAGTGGTGGTCAGCTGGCGCATCAGCTCCAGATGCTCTTTCTGGAGTGACTGCAGCTGCACGTCTTTCTGGGAAAGGGTCAACCTCACCTATGTGGCACAGAGTGTGAAAGGCAGTTTAGAGCAGAACACAGTAAGAATTTTAGTGGCCACACAAGGTGGAAAACTAATTACAGTTACAACTAGCATGACTACCTGCTCTAGTTCTCTTTCCAGGGTGCTGGCTGTGTTGGCCAGTTTCAATAAGCGATCTCGCTCTTCCTCAAACTCCtccagtttgtgctgcagatCATCTTCCACCATGGTCTTTGCATCCTGGATCTGCTTGTAATTAGCTTCCTGCGTCAGCATGTCGGCCTAAGTCACAGACAGTAAAAGGGTTTACACAAAGATTGCTTGAAATAATACTACCCAACAGTTGAAAGAACAGTTATCAAACaatcaaatacattttgttCTGGTCAAATCTAAGGTCCTTGACTGAATAACAACCTTCAGGTATGGGTTATTTGGTATGGGACGTTGGAGAGTATACCTCaatgctctgcagctgaacgGCAATACGTTCTTTGTCTTTGATGGAGCGGTGCTGGGTCTCAGTGAGTTGGTGGGACAGTGTCACATTCTCCAGCTTCAGATGTTCCACAACACCAATCTGAGTCATCTGTCCAGCctgggagaggaagaaaaataatacTAGTGTCATGTCAACTCTTGTCAAATGTTAGGCCTTGATGAAAAACCAACTGCATTAGCATCAACCTTACCTGCATGTTGGCCATTTCACTCTGCAGTCGTACTTTTGCCTCCTGGGCCAGTGCTAGCTGCTGCTGGTACCACTGTCGGACCTGCTGGAGTGAGTCAATTTCAGCCTGGGACGTCTTCATTCGGCTCTGCAGGGTGCTGCGCTCCAGCTGGACCTGTTGAAGCTGGCTCTGAAGACCAGTCATTTGCAGACGCAACTCCTGAACTACAAAAGTGTAAGACCAAAACATCTCATTCAATCATGAGTGGATATGCAAACCAGTAGTCTGACTGTTCTTCAACACCATATTGGGCAGTTAATTAAAATTAGAGCTACACTTAGCTCTATGGGTCTCCATCACTCACCTGTATTGTCTCTTGAGGCTACAGTGTTTTgcatctcctccaccttcccCATGAGCCTGTTGTATTGGTCTTCAGCCACTTTCAGGTCATTGCTTAGAGAAGCCAGACTAGCATTCTTACTCTCCAGACTGCCCTGAAGCTCCACCATGGCCTTCTCTAGCTGGCTGCAGTTTTGTCGCAGTGTGCCAACCTCCGTGGTGAGGGCGCTCTGCTTCTCCTGGCTGAACTGAGCCTCCTCTTTCTTAGCCTGCAGCTGAGCATTCACTGAAGCGAGCTGGGCCTGAAGCTCTGTCTTCTCCTTGAGAGCCTGGAGAACAGGACAGTGCGGTCAGCACTTGAGCCCAATTATTCTTGGTGTTTCCAATATAGTGTCATCTGGGCGGCCTGGCCCGATAAGTTAACAGTCATTAAGCTAAATTTAATCTTTTTGGATGCTGTGATACATGACCTGGCCTTTATTAGCAGGCCAGTCAATATAAGCAAATGTTCAAGGGTCAAATTGTGGATTGAACTACTTTTTTGAGGATGTAGTGTGTAATGGTGCTGTATTGttgattttcatgtttctgttattttgacCACTCCTGTATAGAATTTGTATGGGTGGTGATTGgtacagaagaaacagaaaatcagagtACAGGTAATACTGTTACATTACCTGATTGGCCTCAGAAGACAAAGATTCCAGCTGACCCTCcagtctcattttctctttcaacACCTGCAGCATTTCATCATGGCCCATCACTGAACTTtccaaagaaacactgaaacaaatgtaaacaacatTAGTGCTCAAATAATTAGTAATTAACATTTGAAAGCACCAAGTTCACGGAGAGGGACTGCAGTTCTCACCAAGCAGCATCTCAATGCAATATATGCTCATTTTGGCAGAAATCACAGCGTTAAAGTCTAAATTTGCTAATTGTagtcattgttttatttcttcccAATCTGATGTTCATAAATACCTGCTGGAGAAACTGTCCCTGCGGCTGCGAGGCTCCGCTgtcccttctctctcctgctccagctccagcaggtgCTGCTCTTCACTGGCTGCCTGCAGCACCTCCTGCAGGGAGGGGAACTGACCCATGGCCTCTGGGGCAatctccctcccctccactgTGTATGACCCCTGCTGCctttccactgcagcagagagcataCCATATGTCCCTCTGGTAGACACGCTGCTGTAAGACGAGCTGTCGCTGTCGTTGCCGTCGTTCCCTGGCCTCGTTCCTGATTCGCTGCCGTCAATTTCTGATACATTGTCTGGGACTTGGAGCGAAGCACCAGACTGTGCCTCTGTCTCACAGGTGCTGCCCTCCGACATCACACTGACCTCAGACAAAGTGGACACTGAGCTAATGGTGGACTGGAGGGAGCTCATGGTGTTGTCTGTTGTTCTtactccacctccaccatcatTCTCAGGAGACTTGTAGTCAGCCAAGGAGTGGATCTTGCTCGGGCGGGGTGATCTGGACTTTCTCTCCTTGGAAGGGGGAATTCCCAAGCTACCCAGTTTGGGACCACGGGGGACACTGGTCCTCAGGAACGAATACTCCTTGGTCATGGCAACAGTGTTGGCCCTGGGCAGAGCCTCAGGATGCAGCATGAGCTCTGGATCCAGGGTGCTGAATGGCCTGTTCTTGGGGGTGGTGCGGTGAGACTAGAAACAGGTACCAAAGAAATAAACTATGGGACAAAATGGGATATGAGGCTGCCTAgcttaaaacacacagtataaTGTATTAACTTAGGAATAGCGGCGACAGAAACTCTAAGGaacatatacacaaatataaGGTACTCACTCAAAGGCAAATAGAAAAAGAGTTCAAAGGAAACTGACAGCTCCTCCATTCACTCACCCTCTCCTTATGTCTCTGCACTCTGTACTGTTTGAGTTGCTCCTCCAGACGCCGGCGAGCTTCCAGGCGAATCTTCTCCTCATTCTCCATCTCCAGTGATGGCTTCTGGGTGGCTAAAGGGAAAAGAACGTTAGGCCAAAAAGAGGAATGTTCCCTCTCACCACATACTGCACAACTACACCACCTCATTTACACAACACTTGATTAATGACAAAATTGAATCCTTGCAATGAGCTGTATGTTGCATCATTGATTCAATATGAATGATTGTATTATATTGGTTGTACACTGCACAGTCAAGAGTGCAGCTCTGTTTGGTTTATGAATCATATGAAGAACTTTAAGTCAGTCATGTGTCAGGCATTAAAGAGGTGTACATTAGATCAGATGGTAACACCTTATTATGACCTTATTATTAAGGTCCTAAtgagcatgcatattagtagtATATtagctctttattagtcattatgaaGCACTTACTAATGTCTTGTCTGCATTAGTGATTACTGACATCTTAAAAACCTAACCCttaataaccctaacccccagCCCCACAGAATAAATGCTTtctaatgactaataaagagccaatatgctacaaatatgcatgctaataagcatcTATGAATATGTGCACCTTAATATAAAGCGTTGCCGATCAGTCATATTCATGTTCTGTGTGGGAGTTACAATGTGAAGCCAAACAAAATCACCACAGTTTGTGCCAAGCctaaaaatattacatttggTAACTGTGAACAAGGCAACTGTGCCTGACTTTAAAATACCACCAAAAACATAACATAATAGAGGGATTAGTTCCAAAGCGCGGCCATTAGTCCAAACAGCGTTCCACATGAAGCACCCACACACCAAATTCTAATCAAGCAATCAGATGCCTACGAGTTGCAGAGAGGGGGTAGAGTCTAACAATTAAAGAATCCCACTGAATCCCTCTGTTCAGATAATACACAGACAAGGGAGGTAAGAGAGGATGCAGATATGAGCCAAAAAAGCACGACATCCCACAGCAAAATGAGGTTAACATATGAGGGGGTATAGAGGGGGCATTCACTGCACACGAGTTTATGCTTACACAATTCAGTCTCCTGCATAGGCATACTGAGTCTGAGCGACTGCAATGAATCACCCGTGTGAACCGTGACCTCAGCACTAGCCCCCTCAGACTTCTCTAGCATCATGGGTGGATAAGAAGCCACACCTGGGGAGGGCTCGTGGGTCTGGGGGTTGACAGGGGAGCTGGTGCTCTGAGGAGGGGCTGTTGGAGGCAGGGACCCGTTTATATGGGTACTCCCTGCGGGACCGAAGCCTTCTGCCAGTCCGTCTCCATTTGGCATCGCATCTGAACTGACAGGACCTGAAAGGGAAGGGGGGAGAGAAGCCCCGTGGAATTTAACAATTAGTCATGATAAGTTCTTGTGAACTAGAGTGCAAAGTGAAAGTCATTCCACTCAGCAAGCTGGCGATTTTGTAAAGCTATAAAAGCTTAAATCAAACATTCATGCAGCCCGTGGCTACTGAAGCACCCCTTTAGCTGCACCTGCTCTTGTATCAAGTAACACAATCCGGGCTCATCTTGCAATGCAATCACATTCAAATGTACTGAAAACCTATTTTCTCTATCAGCTTCAGCCTATGGGGGATTAGgtcaaacaaaaagacactCTGTACAAAAATTCAGGCTATTgttctctctgtgctctccGCACTGGTTTGAAGTGAGAAGGGCTCAGCTGGGAAAAGGTGGTGACACAAGTCTGTGTAGCAATACGAACTGAGCAACAGTTTAATTAAAATCTGACGATAGTTGTGGTTTGCTTATGTTGCAGGCCACTGTCAaacaaatctgatcaaaccacaccctCACAGTCCTGACGTAGCAGATATGTTGAAATTTTCATTGAGATTTTAATCTCCATAAATAATATCTAAGGATGTTTTTCCCAAACTTTAATTTTtgattgttgttatttatttatttcatgaatatttaatgttatagAGAAATAGTTAAGACTCAAAATCAACTGTTCAGAGGCTTTAAATACAAATTGTACAATGTTTAACAAATATACATCAATACAACAACCCAACATTTAGTCATTTAGTGTTGCTTTTAAATAGTGTTTGAAAATTTTATGGCTTTATTatctatatttattttatttagtatCATCATTATTGCttattttattctactttattctaacaacattttactgttgatcattatttaaattatgcttttttattttataaacaATTTACAGTTTCACTATTATCAATGTATTTTGTGCAACATTTAATACTTAATACTACTTCGTTATGTTTACTGCTTGTAATACCTTTTCTTATCTTAACTACCCTTATTTCATTGTTGTCTTATTCAAATAACTCTTTgctttttggttgttttggtcATTAACCTCTCAATCAATTTTTAACATCCTACATTTTGTCGATTGCTTGTGAAGCTCTTTGAATTGCACTGGATTTgtttgaaaggtgctatataaagtttgtttgattgattgactcCATTGAAATGAACTGCCTACAACTGAAAATGAAGCCCACATGCTACTACAAAGGGAACACCATTGACTTAACACATCAAAATCCACACAGCAGTCAAGACGAGTTCTGTTCAGCctgcaaaaacatttctgtcatgGTTCTCAGGGAGCTTCGTCAAGTCTGCGTCAAATAATCTTTGTACCAGTTAGGATAtctttgtctctgcttctttggttttgaccattttttaaaaaaaatccatttcttGCATGTCTTCCAACTTTTTCATATTGCCCTACTTTTTCTTCTCCGAAAGCTTAACCACTGCAGACTGTGAGCGTGGTGTTCCCCTGATGATAACTAATTAGAATTCAGTTCAGCTATTTAACGCATTAGTCCAAAGAGCCGTGTAACATGGAGAGGGGGCAGGCCTCGGGCCTTGTAGTAGCTAGTGAAACAGGTCATGCATGGCAGGATACGAGTGTTAGATAAAAGAGATACCAGTAATATCCTCGAAATGGACAGAACTTTGCAGAGA
This Chaetodon auriga isolate fChaAug3 chromosome 5, fChaAug3.hap1, whole genome shotgun sequence DNA region includes the following protein-coding sequences:
- the golga3 gene encoding golgin subfamily A member 3 isoform X2, translated to MDSNESEAAQMEINAFKEAHVIKSKEEGHPVEDEPQLKQQGLDNTQITKGDIHNGPVSSDAMPNGDGLAEGFGPAGSTHINGSLPPTAPPQSTSSPVNPQTHEPSPATQKPSLEMENEEKIRLEARRRLEEQLKQYRVQRHKERSHRTTPKNRPFSTLDPELMLHPEALPRANTVAMTKEYSFLRTSVPRGPKLGSLGIPPSKERKSRSPRPSKIHSLADYKSPENDGGGGVRTTDNTMSSLQSTISSVSTLSEVSVMSEGSTCETEAQSGASLQVPDNVSEIDGSESGTRPGNDGNDSDSSSYSSVSTRGTYGMLSAAVERQQGSYTVEGREIAPEAMGQFPSLQEVLQAASEEQHLLELEQEREGTAEPRSRRDSFSSSVSLESSVMGHDEMLQVLKEKMRLEGQLESLSSEANQALKEKTELQAQLASVNAQLQAKKEEAQFSQEKQSALTTEVGTLRQNCSQLEKAMVELQGSLESKNASLASLSNDLKVAEDQYNRLMGKVEEMQNTVASRDNTVQELRLQMTGLQSQLQQVQLERSTLQSRMKTSQAEIDSLQQVRQWYQQQLALAQEAKVRLQSEMANMQAGQMTQIGVVEHLKLENVTLSHQLTETQHRSIKDKERIAVQLQSIEADMLTQEANYKQIQDAKTMVEDDLQHKLEEFEEERDRLLKLANTASTLERELEQVRLTLSQKDVQLQSLQKEHLELMRQLTTTQENLHTKEQSINQLEARYLELEAQLAELQTESNAKDDNIQYLQNEKIVLEVALQAARADKSQLDEGAERLGEDVLVASDVLDQLRQEVQVKANQIETLQQENSSLKKQAQKLKEQFQQQKVMVEAYRRDASSKDQLISELKSTKKRLLAEVKDLKQELLGVQGEKQKVELEQVRLQKEVVRVQEQMSNMEAHLQAIQTERDQLETQIQSLQFDQSQLAAVTEENEGLRKQVEQMEGEAKKAISEQKVRVKRLGTDLTSAQKEMKAKHKAYENAVGILSRRLQEALTDKEAAEAELVKLKAQVSDGGNNQALQEKIKALQAELQAVTNSKTMLEKELQEVINLTSTELEEYQEKVLELEDELQESRCFKKRIRKLEDANKKLALELEHEKGKLAGLAQSHNTLREHSNILESALAKREADLVQLNLQVQAVLKRKEEEDQQMRQVVQTLQLALEKEKTKVKDLKEQVAAAKAEAAHNRRHYRAAMLELSEIKKDLQAKEDLVKALQAESHKLQAQDEQHAQEVSRFQEELAEAHSQLQILQKQLNEELAKQPLTNQEVEDLKWELEQRQREIEAQRQQMEMVEQCHHRELDNLQRALQNIKVELESVQEELSSTRKDKFMLQAKVGELRNSMKTVLLQNQQLKQELKQSRLRKQRMELKSEGNPSNPVTPVKIPDCPVPATLLDELLKPSTSVNKEPLNNLHNCLRQLKEEMDSLQKQMEEHTVTVHESMSSWTNTEEELVQLGLQNSISTSSTPLNNMVVENNNEAEQQQS
- the golga3 gene encoding golgin subfamily A member 3 isoform X1 translates to MDSNESEAAQMEINAFKEAHVIKSKEEGHPVEDEPQLKQQGLDNTQITKGDIHNGPVSSDAMPNGDGLAEGFGPAGSTHINGSLPPTAPPQSTSSPVNPQTHEPSPGVASYPPMMLEKSEGASAEVTVHTGDSLQSLRLSMPMQETELSTQKPSLEMENEEKIRLEARRRLEEQLKQYRVQRHKERSHRTTPKNRPFSTLDPELMLHPEALPRANTVAMTKEYSFLRTSVPRGPKLGSLGIPPSKERKSRSPRPSKIHSLADYKSPENDGGGGVRTTDNTMSSLQSTISSVSTLSEVSVMSEGSTCETEAQSGASLQVPDNVSEIDGSESGTRPGNDGNDSDSSSYSSVSTRGTYGMLSAAVERQQGSYTVEGREIAPEAMGQFPSLQEVLQAASEEQHLLELEQEREGTAEPRSRRDSFSSSVSLESSVMGHDEMLQVLKEKMRLEGQLESLSSEANQALKEKTELQAQLASVNAQLQAKKEEAQFSQEKQSALTTEVGTLRQNCSQLEKAMVELQGSLESKNASLASLSNDLKVAEDQYNRLMGKVEEMQNTVASRDNTVQELRLQMTGLQSQLQQVQLERSTLQSRMKTSQAEIDSLQQVRQWYQQQLALAQEAKVRLQSEMANMQAGQMTQIGVVEHLKLENVTLSHQLTETQHRSIKDKERIAVQLQSIEADMLTQEANYKQIQDAKTMVEDDLQHKLEEFEEERDRLLKLANTASTLERELEQVRLTLSQKDVQLQSLQKEHLELMRQLTTTQENLHTKEQSINQLEARYLELEAQLAELQTESNAKDDNIQYLQNEKIVLEVALQAARADKSQLDEGAERLGEDVLVASDVLDQLRQEVQVKANQIETLQQENSSLKKQAQKLKEQFQQQKVMVEAYRRDASSKDQLISELKSTKKRLLAEVKDLKQELLGVQGEKQKVELEQVRLQKEVVRVQEQMSNMEAHLQAIQTERDQLETQIQSLQFDQSQLAAVTEENEGLRKQVEQMEGEAKKAISEQKVRVKRLGTDLTSAQKEMKAKHKAYENAVGILSRRLQEALTDKEAAEAELVKLKAQVSDGGNNQALQEKIKALQAELQAVTNSKTMLEKELQEVINLTSTELEEYQEKVLELEDELQESRCFKKRIRKLEDANKKLALELEHEKGKLAGLAQSHNTLREHSNILESALAKREADLVQLNLQVQAVLKRKEEEDQQMRQVVQTLQLALEKEKTKVKDLKEQVAAAKAEAAHNRRHYRAAMLELSEIKKDLQAKEDLVKALQAESHKLQAQDEQHAQEVSRFQEELAEAHSQLQILQKQLNEELAKQPLTNQEVEDLKWELEQRQREIEAQRQQMEMVEQCHHRELDNLQRALQNIKVELESVQEELSSTRKDKFMLQAKVGELRNSMKTVLLQNQQLKQELKQSRLRKQRMELKSEGNPSNPVTPVKIPDCPVPATLLDELLKPSTSVNKEPLNNLHNCLRQLKEEMDSLQKQMEEHTVTVHESMSSWTNTEEELVQLGLQNSISTSSTPLNNMVVENNNEAEQQQS